One region of Phragmites australis chromosome 18, lpPhrAust1.1, whole genome shotgun sequence genomic DNA includes:
- the LOC133898595 gene encoding two-component response regulator ORR12-like: MLTSKDGNNSKGTSVEKVMVDASPHVLVVDDSLVDRCVVSMALKCYNIRVTAVEGPKQALKVLDAEHDVKMIVTDYCMPAMTGYDLLVEVKKSPKLRHLPVVIVSSDNIPERIKMCLDGGAMEYILKPIKAVDVPRILSYI, translated from the exons ATGTTGACCTCTAAGGATGGAAATAATTCCAAAGGAACTAGTGTGGAGAAGGTCATGGTTGATGCGTCTCCTCATGTTCTCGTAGTTGATGATTCCCTTGTTGATCGTTGTGTTGTTTCCATGGCCTTAAAATGCTATAACATACGAG TGACTGCCGTCGAAGGTCCTAAGCAAGCCCTGAAGGTTTTGGATGcg GAACATGATGTGAAGATGATTGTGACAGATTACTGTATGCCAGCTATGACTGGCTATGATCTCCTTGTGGAAGTGAAG AAATCACCCAAGCTAAGGCACCTTCCGGTGGTGATTGTATCCTCTGATAACATTCCAGAAAGGATCAAAAT GTGCTTGGATGGAGGCGCGATGGAGTACATCCTGAAGCCTATCAAGGCTGTTGATGTACCTCGCATTTTGAGCTACATATGA